Proteins from one Bacteroides mediterraneensis genomic window:
- a CDS encoding IS66 family transposase produces the protein MKKDELIELLQRQNGFLQGKLEEALSSVRSLTSANERLTATVEELRKQITSLEETLKGKDIELSKEKTVRQAMRRLQESPSERQTGQMLPKSDVPEQKIQKRHTNNGAKKKTHPECEIETFDVEPDDPGFDPELARYMCTCDVVRYSMVPMRFIKTIYKVKKYVQNGTIFKGSVPATPLLNSQYTSSFIAGLAELRYLHGMPLENAVEYFRSHGFDLDKGTARKLVSKTKVQLENLYKALAKAILEDNYICGDETYQKVRLQTVTDSGKKIKKGYIWVFVGMTTGLVYFFYDDGSRSAEVFENEIKGFNGAFQCDFYSGYRHIGIGNLKGIKRLPCLQHIKRKFLDIKDSTIAQQMAKRFGLLYHFEHKHKTGKDGWTDEDHLQWRQRYSKVMIEKIYRGLIEIKDRPGIPPDDSLNAAADYALKQWHEIPAIFSSPKYRLDNNEVERINRYISLTRRRLTIGSHTGAEVAVLYHSLAITCHRCGINIFEYFCDIIDRCAAWPPNTPIDKYRDLLPDRWKKMKR, from the coding sequence ATGAAAAAGGATGAACTGATAGAACTTTTGCAACGCCAGAACGGCTTCCTTCAGGGCAAACTGGAGGAAGCCTTATCATCTGTCCGTTCACTGACTTCAGCCAACGAGAGACTGACTGCCACGGTTGAAGAACTGAGAAAGCAGATAACCTCTCTGGAGGAAACTCTCAAAGGAAAGGACATTGAACTCAGCAAGGAAAAAACTGTCCGTCAGGCAATGCGCCGTCTGCAGGAATCTCCCTCGGAAAGACAGACCGGACAGATGCTCCCCAAATCTGATGTTCCTGAACAGAAGATACAAAAGAGACATACAAACAACGGTGCGAAGAAAAAGACACATCCGGAATGTGAGATTGAAACCTTTGATGTAGAACCTGACGACCCGGGGTTTGATCCGGAACTGGCCAGATATATGTGTACATGCGATGTCGTGCGTTATTCAATGGTTCCCATGCGCTTTATCAAGACAATCTATAAGGTCAAGAAGTATGTTCAGAACGGTACAATCTTCAAAGGTTCTGTTCCGGCAACTCCGCTGCTGAACTCCCAATACACTTCCTCTTTTATCGCAGGTCTGGCGGAGTTGCGCTATCTGCACGGAATGCCGCTTGAAAATGCGGTAGAATACTTCCGCTCACACGGCTTCGATCTTGATAAGGGTACCGCCCGGAAGCTTGTCAGCAAAACCAAGGTTCAGCTTGAGAACCTTTATAAGGCTCTTGCAAAGGCAATCCTTGAGGACAACTATATCTGTGGTGATGAGACTTATCAGAAAGTACGTCTGCAGACAGTCACTGATTCAGGGAAGAAAATAAAGAAAGGATATATCTGGGTGTTTGTCGGTATGACCACAGGTCTGGTGTATTTCTTTTATGATGACGGATCACGTTCGGCTGAAGTCTTTGAAAATGAAATAAAAGGATTTAACGGAGCCTTCCAGTGTGACTTTTACTCCGGATACCGTCATATCGGAATCGGCAATCTGAAAGGAATAAAAAGACTTCCATGCCTGCAGCATATAAAACGGAAGTTTCTGGATATAAAGGATAGTACTATTGCCCAGCAAATGGCCAAGCGCTTCGGCCTATTGTATCACTTCGAGCATAAACACAAAACAGGAAAGGACGGATGGACTGACGAGGACCACCTTCAGTGGAGGCAACGCTACTCAAAAGTGATGATTGAAAAAATCTACAGAGGATTGATTGAGATTAAAGACCGTCCGGGGATACCTCCTGATGATTCTCTTAATGCCGCCGCCGATTATGCGCTGAAACAGTGGCATGAAATACCGGCAATCTTCTCTTCTCCTAAATACAGGCTTGACAACAATGAAGTTGAACGAATAAACAGGTATATATCACTGACACGAAGACGTCTGACAATAGGCTCTCATACAGGAGCCGAAGTGGCGGTGTTATACCACTCATTAGCCATAACATGCCATAGATGTGGAATAAACATCTTTGAATACTTCTGCGACATTATAGACCGTTGTGCCGCATGGCCTCCTAATACTCCTATAGATAAATATCGTGATTTGCTTCCGGATAGATGGAAGAAGATGAAAAGATAG
- a CDS encoding IS66 family transposase: protein MLTEEQEKALLEEIEKLRQDKAALISRVSSLEQSLYWLRKKVFGRMSEKSLPLDPNQLFLFSKEEMSSMEISRMEEEVRKSEEEITRTIKVKEKPVRKSLDTSSLPVEVVDLYPEGTTDEEGRLKDEFIEIGKEESSRLERVPAKVYILKTVRHKVISKSDMEKYPEERQILIHPLPLVPVSKCMAGASVLTDIIIGKFMYHLPFYRLIQQYRESGISISESTMCGWYEMAVEKLKLLYNLLKQKILSSEYIQVDESVIPVMDNEKHKAKKGYEWCVRDGITGDVMFHYDRGSRSGMVARELLGCYRGIVQCDGYAAYEQFEQMKGITLVGCWAHARRKYVDALEENRTLATQAIHYIGKLYKIESEANDAGLAAEERKEKRISEAYPLILEFEKWLQDAYLRVLPKSRMGKAIEYTYTLLPRLSRYVNDGRIEIDDNRIENAIRPLALGRKNYLFCGNDASAYRAAIVYSLIATCKSAEVDPRIWMEDVLSKIPYYERDEKNMEELLPRNWAKSHQTCSE from the coding sequence ATGCTTACAGAAGAACAGGAAAAAGCCTTATTGGAAGAAATTGAGAAGCTCCGTCAGGATAAAGCGGCGCTTATCAGCAGGGTTTCCTCGCTGGAACAATCCCTTTACTGGCTCCGGAAAAAAGTCTTTGGGCGGATGAGCGAGAAGAGTCTTCCGCTTGATCCCAACCAGCTGTTTCTGTTCTCAAAGGAGGAAATGTCCTCCATGGAAATATCCCGGATGGAGGAGGAAGTCCGCAAGAGTGAAGAAGAAATCACCAGAACTATAAAAGTCAAGGAAAAACCGGTCCGCAAGTCTCTGGACACTTCCTCACTGCCTGTAGAGGTTGTTGATCTTTACCCTGAAGGGACAACAGACGAGGAAGGCAGGCTTAAGGATGAATTCATTGAAATCGGAAAGGAAGAGAGTTCACGCCTGGAACGTGTTCCGGCAAAAGTATATATCCTGAAGACCGTCCGTCACAAAGTGATAAGTAAATCCGATATGGAGAAATACCCCGAGGAAAGGCAGATTCTGATTCACCCGCTACCTCTTGTTCCGGTCAGCAAATGTATGGCAGGCGCCTCGGTCCTGACGGACATTATCATCGGCAAGTTCATGTATCATCTCCCGTTCTACCGTCTGATACAGCAGTATCGCGAATCAGGAATCAGCATAAGCGAATCTACCATGTGCGGATGGTATGAAATGGCGGTGGAGAAACTCAAGCTGCTGTACAACCTGCTCAAACAGAAGATACTCTCCAGTGAGTATATACAAGTGGACGAGAGTGTCATTCCTGTGATGGACAATGAGAAACATAAGGCGAAAAAAGGGTATGAGTGGTGCGTGCGCGACGGCATCACGGGGGACGTCATGTTCCATTATGACCGTGGCAGCCGTTCGGGGATGGTAGCCCGTGAACTGCTGGGATGCTACCGTGGCATTGTGCAATGTGACGGCTATGCAGCTTACGAACAGTTCGAGCAGATGAAAGGAATCACCCTGGTCGGCTGCTGGGCACATGCCAGAAGGAAGTACGTGGATGCCCTGGAAGAGAACAGGACCCTGGCCACACAGGCAATACACTACATCGGCAAGCTGTACAAGATAGAATCTGAAGCCAATGATGCCGGACTCGCAGCCGAAGAGCGTAAGGAAAAACGTATAAGCGAAGCCTATCCGCTGATACTTGAATTTGAAAAGTGGCTGCAGGATGCTTATCTTAGAGTGCTTCCTAAAAGCCGCATGGGTAAAGCCATCGAATATACGTACACGCTTCTTCCCAGGCTTTCCAGATACGTAAACGACGGAAGAATCGAAATTGATGACAACCGCATAGAAAATGCCATAAGACCTTTGGCTTTGGGAAGAAAGAATTATCTGTTCTGCGGCAACGACGCATCCGCATACAGGGCTGCCATCGTGTACTCACTGATTGCCACCTGCAAGTCTGCAGAAGTAGACCCCAGAATCTGGATGGAAGATGTCCTGAGTAAAATCCCATATTATGAAAGGGATGAGAAGAATATGGAAGAACTTCTACCACGTAATTGGGCTAAATCCCATCAAACTTGTTCCGAATAG
- the tnpB gene encoding IS66 family insertion sequence element accessory protein TnpB (TnpB, as the term is used for proteins encoded by IS66 family insertion elements, is considered an accessory protein, since TnpC, encoded by a neighboring gene, is a DDE family transposase.), which translates to MFSLNDSMRYLLYNRPTDMRKSFHTLSGIITDAMGQDPSNGNVYIFINRARDRIKLLHWEPGGMVLYSKLLEAGTLGKPDSANDNEVCTNIEWRELVMIVEGIMEARDSRRTRLEDLQKLRK; encoded by the coding sequence ATGTTCAGCCTTAATGACAGTATGCGCTATCTGTTGTATAACCGCCCGACTGATATGCGCAAAAGCTTTCATACTCTCAGCGGTATCATTACCGACGCCATGGGTCAGGACCCCAGCAACGGCAACGTATATATCTTCATAAACCGTGCCCGTGACCGCATAAAGCTCCTGCATTGGGAGCCGGGCGGCATGGTGCTGTATTCCAAACTTCTGGAAGCCGGTACCTTAGGCAAGCCTGATTCTGCCAACGACAATGAGGTCTGTACAAATATAGAATGGCGGGAACTTGTCATGATTGTGGAGGGTATCATGGAAGCCCGCGACTCCCGTCGCACGAGACTTGAAGACCTGCAGAAACTTCGAAAATAG
- the tnpB gene encoding IS66 family insertion sequence element accessory protein TnpB (TnpB, as the term is used for proteins encoded by IS66 family insertion elements, is considered an accessory protein, since TnpC, encoded by a neighboring gene, is a DDE family transposase.), which produces MFCLNDTMRYFLCPGKTDMRKGINSLCGVVHDRMGHDVRLGDVFIFINRSRTTMKLLHAEDGGMVLYVKRLEEGTFRLPAYDSRSRSYPMEWRDLVMMVEGISDNPNERLKRLKASRKDGFY; this is translated from the coding sequence ATGTTCTGTCTGAATGATACCATGCGCTATTTCCTGTGTCCCGGAAAGACGGACATGCGCAAGGGGATCAATTCTCTGTGCGGAGTGGTTCACGACCGGATGGGACATGACGTCCGTCTGGGCGATGTCTTCATCTTCATAAACAGAAGCAGGACCACCATGAAGCTCCTCCATGCTGAAGACGGCGGCATGGTATTGTATGTGAAACGTCTGGAAGAGGGCACGTTCCGGCTGCCGGCCTACGATAGCCGAAGCAGGTCTTATCCGATGGAATGGCGCGACCTGGTCATGATGGTGGAAGGAATCAGTGACAATCCGAACGAGAGGCTGAAAAGGTTGAAAGCCAGTAGAAAGGATGGCTTCTATTGA
- a CDS encoding IS66 family transposase has product MEEKEILLKTIEGLNASIASLSTTNKNQSEQIKNLQERIKELTAQVAWLNRQLFGRKSEKLRVYDPNMPDLFADEFSGLRQQAEEKRDEAVEKIEKESVEDVKRNRQNRKMIEDLPVLETDTIEPKGVDLSLYRRIGEEITKVVKHKPGMLYVKVIIRPKYALKDSTLLPPAGQKGVEIAPMPLMPVDKCIADTSLLAEILLQKYEYHVPFYRQIQQYRHLGMKGLTESTLDGWFKKTVELLKPLYEELKREVFSCDYVQVDETTVPVINREKHKADKEYLWMVRSVMERLVIFHYDGGSRAGAVIESLANQYNFKGYLQCDGFAGYETAFKANPDVRLLNCLVHIRRHFEQALDENREMAQHALTQIQHIYKIERQCDETGLSYDERRQKRQELARPIMEAMKVWMETEGIKYSPGSLTGKAITYAYTKWDNIIRCLDDGRLYWDNNLAENVQRPITLSRKNFLFCGNHEAAVNMSVICSLLATCKAHEVNPRVYLNDVIAQMPYHKKATQEELLNLLPHKWKLKHPECVLTRQKEESCN; this is encoded by the coding sequence ATGGAAGAAAAAGAAATTTTACTCAAGACGATAGAAGGGCTGAATGCCTCTATAGCCTCATTGTCTACTACTAATAAGAATCAATCCGAACAGATAAAAAATCTGCAGGAACGTATCAAGGAGTTGACGGCTCAGGTCGCATGGCTGAACCGTCAGCTCTTTGGTCGTAAATCGGAGAAACTTCGCGTATATGATCCTAATATGCCAGATCTCTTTGCCGACGAGTTTTCCGGACTCCGGCAGCAGGCGGAAGAAAAGCGGGACGAGGCTGTGGAAAAGATTGAGAAGGAATCGGTGGAAGACGTAAAACGAAATCGCCAGAACCGCAAAATGATAGAGGACTTGCCCGTATTGGAGACCGATACAATAGAACCGAAAGGCGTAGACTTGTCTTTATACCGTAGAATAGGCGAAGAGATAACAAAAGTCGTCAAACACAAGCCGGGAATGCTTTACGTCAAGGTGATCATCCGTCCCAAATATGCTCTCAAGGATAGTACCCTGCTTCCTCCGGCCGGACAGAAAGGCGTAGAGATAGCTCCCATGCCGCTAATGCCGGTTGACAAGTGCATCGCTGACACCAGCCTGCTTGCCGAAATATTGCTTCAGAAGTATGAATATCATGTCCCGTTCTACCGTCAGATACAGCAATACCGCCATCTTGGAATGAAAGGTCTGACCGAAAGTACACTGGACGGCTGGTTCAAGAAAACCGTAGAATTGCTTAAGCCTCTGTATGAAGAACTCAAACGTGAAGTCTTCTCCTGTGATTATGTACAGGTGGACGAGACTACAGTTCCGGTCATCAACAGGGAAAAGCACAAGGCCGACAAGGAATATCTCTGGATGGTAAGATCAGTCATGGAGAGACTGGTCATCTTTCATTACGACGGAGGCTCACGGGCCGGAGCGGTCATCGAATCCCTGGCAAATCAATATAACTTCAAGGGATATCTTCAATGTGACGGTTTTGCAGGTTATGAAACAGCCTTCAAGGCCAACCCCGACGTGCGGCTGCTCAACTGTCTGGTGCATATACGTCGTCATTTTGAGCAGGCTTTGGATGAAAACAGGGAGATGGCCCAACATGCACTGACTCAGATACAGCATATCTATAAAATAGAACGTCAGTGTGACGAAACCGGCCTGTCATATGATGAGCGCAGACAGAAGCGTCAGGAGCTGGCCCGGCCAATCATGGAGGCAATGAAGGTATGGATGGAGACAGAAGGGATTAAATACAGTCCAGGTTCTTTGACAGGCAAGGCCATTACATATGCCTATACCAAATGGGATAATATTATAAGATGCCTGGACGATGGCCGCCTGTACTGGGATAACAATCTGGCGGAAAACGTCCAACGCCCCATTACTCTGAGCAGAAAAAATTTTCTCTTCTGTGGTAATCACGAAGCTGCGGTTAATATGTCTGTCATATGTTCTCTGCTGGCCACATGTAAGGCGCACGAGGTAAATCCCAGGGTATACCTGAACGATGTCATCGCACAAATGCCTTATCACAAAAAAGCAACCCAAGAAGAACTTTTGAATCTACTTCCACATAAATGGAAGTTGAAACATCCGGAATGTGTACTGACAAGGCAAAAGGAGGAATCTTGTAACTGA
- the istA gene encoding IS21 family transposase, translated as MAGTTKDMSLIKQVLQLKQAGESNRGVSRKLPIDKETVNGYVNTVKANGWNISDLLEIDDPELERMFHAGSPAYTDSRMEEFLILLPRYRELLTDPKSHVSRQVLFDEYRATHPDGYGKSQFYYHLKQNLVAKKDVTAVLANTYKPGEKLMVDFAGDKLSYVDAETGEIIKVEVFVACMPYSEYTYVICVPSQKTEDFLYAIRMCLEHLGGVPPILTPDNLKSAVISNDRHEPKLNKALEDMGNYYHFVVLPCDPASPTQKALVEDSVRITYNRIYARLRNRTFHSLLELNRAVWKLMERHNQTRMQKRPYSREERFHAMEKELLKPLKPGPYEMRLYADLKVQANCHVELRQDKVTHFYSVPYIHVGKQARIVFTRSWVKVYVEQKLVASHIRSHTYGYTTVREHLASSCRVIMERSAAYYVEKAKDISPDCHEYVKRIFDPKRTTQPEEVYYKLCNSIVSLRRKYDLATFDLTCRQCMEYGIYSYSKFEAILRRNGMNASADETVIFHAPTPSNHGNMRGKDYFTGNDINQQQ; from the coding sequence ATGGCAGGAACAACAAAGGATATGAGTCTGATAAAACAAGTACTCCAGCTCAAGCAGGCCGGAGAATCCAACCGCGGTGTAAGCCGCAAGTTACCGATTGACAAGGAAACCGTCAACGGTTATGTGAATACAGTAAAAGCCAACGGATGGAACATCAGCGACCTCCTTGAGATTGACGATCCCGAGTTGGAAAGGATGTTCCATGCCGGTTCACCGGCATATACGGACAGTAGAATGGAAGAGTTCCTGATCCTGCTCCCCAGATACAGGGAACTGCTGACGGATCCCAAATCCCATGTAAGCCGTCAGGTCCTGTTCGATGAATACCGTGCGACTCATCCCGACGGTTACGGAAAATCACAGTTCTATTACCATCTGAAGCAGAATCTCGTTGCGAAGAAGGATGTTACGGCCGTACTTGCCAACACCTACAAACCGGGTGAAAAGCTCATGGTGGACTTTGCCGGTGACAAGCTCAGCTATGTGGATGCCGAAACCGGAGAAATTATCAAGGTGGAGGTGTTTGTCGCCTGCATGCCTTACAGCGAATATACCTATGTGATATGTGTACCTTCGCAGAAGACGGAGGACTTCCTGTATGCCATAAGAATGTGCCTGGAACATCTGGGCGGTGTTCCTCCCATACTGACTCCTGACAATCTCAAATCGGCTGTAATCAGCAATGACCGGCATGAGCCGAAGCTGAACAAGGCTCTTGAGGACATGGGCAACTACTACCATTTTGTAGTGCTGCCATGCGACCCGGCATCGCCGACACAGAAGGCTCTGGTAGAGGACTCCGTAAGGATTACATACAACCGTATCTATGCCAGATTGCGTAACCGTACCTTCCATTCACTCCTGGAACTGAACCGTGCCGTATGGAAGCTGATGGAAAGGCACAACCAGACCCGTATGCAGAAGCGTCCCTACAGCCGTGAGGAGCGTTTTCATGCCATGGAGAAGGAGCTGCTGAAACCCTTGAAACCGGGACCCTATGAGATGCGCCTGTATGCCGATCTGAAAGTACAGGCAAACTGCCATGTGGAGCTGAGACAGGACAAGGTGACCCATTTTTACTCCGTCCCCTATATCCATGTGGGAAAACAGGCAAGAATAGTCTTTACGCGTTCATGGGTCAAGGTCTATGTGGAGCAGAAACTGGTGGCCTCACATATCCGCAGCCATACATACGGCTATACCACAGTCAGGGAACATCTCGCATCCAGCTGCAGGGTGATTATGGAGCGTTCGGCAGCCTATTATGTGGAGAAAGCAAAAGATATATCACCTGACTGCCATGAATATGTAAAAAGAATCTTTGACCCCAAACGTACCACACAGCCTGAAGAGGTGTATTACAAGCTGTGCAACTCCATAGTCAGCCTCAGAAGGAAGTATGACCTTGCCACGTTTGACCTTACCTGCCGTCAGTGCATGGAGTACGGTATTTACTCCTACAGCAAGTTTGAAGCCATACTCAGACGTAACGGCATGAATGCATCCGCAGACGAGACGGTAATCTTCCATGCGCCTACACCGTCAAACCACGGGAACATGCGTGGAAAAGACTATTTTACAGGAAATGACATAAACCAACAACAATAA
- the istB gene encoding IS21-like element helper ATPase IstB: protein MSNETERTLHELKLPGMASCWSSLEETHQLDKLTLREGMQIMLQYERDTRGNNRIQRLIKNAGFRLRASMEELETDTARGIQACSAADLATGNYITGGMTVIITGPAGTGKSYFACALGDRACRNGRKVLYFTMNMLIENLKLAHLEGRETNFFRKLNAHDLLIIDDFGMVKLDGQIQHDFEQIIDDRYNRKALILASQLPVADWYDVFQSELIAEACLDRIVHKAIKFDLKGESLRKKY, encoded by the coding sequence ATGAGCAACGAAACAGAAAGAACACTGCACGAGCTGAAGCTTCCGGGAATGGCAAGCTGCTGGAGCTCCCTGGAAGAAACACATCAGTTGGACAAGCTTACCCTGCGTGAAGGCATGCAGATCATGCTCCAGTACGAACGTGACACAAGAGGGAACAACCGCATCCAGCGTCTTATAAAGAATGCCGGCTTCCGTCTGAGAGCCTCGATGGAAGAACTTGAAACGGACACGGCAAGGGGAATACAGGCCTGCTCTGCAGCCGACCTTGCAACCGGAAATTACATCACGGGCGGAATGACGGTCATCATTACCGGACCGGCAGGAACCGGAAAGTCCTACTTCGCCTGCGCCTTGGGTGACAGGGCATGCAGGAACGGCCGGAAGGTACTGTACTTCACGATGAACATGCTCATCGAAAACCTGAAGCTTGCACATCTGGAAGGACGGGAGACGAACTTCTTCCGCAAACTGAACGCACATGACCTGCTGATTATCGATGACTTTGGGATGGTCAAGTTGGACGGCCAGATACAGCATGACTTTGAACAGATCATAGATGACCGGTACAACCGGAAAGCACTCATCCTGGCCAGCCAGCTTCCCGTCGCAGACTGGTATGATGTGTTCCAAAGCGAGCTCATTGCGGAAGCCTGTCTGGACAGAATCGTGCATAAGGCAATAAAATTTGACCTTAAAGGAGAGAGCCTAAGAAAGAAGTATTAA
- the tnpB gene encoding IS66 family insertion sequence element accessory protein TnpB (TnpB, as the term is used for proteins encoded by IS66 family insertion elements, is considered an accessory protein, since TnpC, encoded by a neighboring gene, is a DDE family transposase.): MFNLNDTMRYFLCPGRTDMRKGISSLCGVVHEKMNSEVRNGDVFIFIGSSRRLMKLLHAEDGGMVMYVKRLEAGRFKLPEYDPKSNSYPMEWRDLVMMVEGIQENPEQRLRRLRAERKEYHV, translated from the coding sequence CACGATGCGCTACTTCCTGTGTCCTGGCAGGACAGATATGCGCAAGGGTATCAGTTCGCTATGCGGAGTGGTACATGAGAAAATGAACAGTGAAGTGAGGAACGGTGATGTCTTCATCTTCATCGGTTCCAGCCGCAGGCTAATGAAACTCCTTCATGCCGAAGACGGAGGTATGGTAATGTATGTAAAACGTCTGGAGGCCGGTCGCTTCAAGTTGCCGGAGTATGATCCCAAATCAAACAGCTATCCCATGGAGTGGCGCGATCTGGTGATGATGGTTGAAGGAATACAGGAAAACCCGGAACAGAGGCTCCGGCGGTTAAGAGCCGAACGTAAGGAATACCATGTATAA